The following are from one region of the Actinomycetota bacterium genome:
- a CDS encoding branched-chain amino acid ABC transporter permease encodes MSAATFAQFVVAGLKYGAIYALMALGFTIVYGATGVINFAQGEFYMLGGMLLVWAFSALGLPLPLALLLAVAAAAAAGALFELVAIRPRKDGDPLALIIITIGGSMLISSLARHVWGANELALRRAGGVDLNAFTPGDSILLLGAAIERQALWIWGLTVLAVIALTLLY; translated from the coding sequence GTGAGCGCGGCGACGTTCGCCCAGTTCGTCGTCGCCGGGCTCAAGTACGGGGCCATCTACGCCCTGATGGCGCTCGGCTTCACGATCGTCTACGGCGCGACCGGCGTCATCAACTTCGCTCAGGGCGAGTTCTACATGCTCGGCGGGATGCTGCTGGTGTGGGCCTTCTCGGCCCTCGGGTTGCCGCTCCCGCTCGCTCTGCTGCTGGCGGTGGCCGCCGCCGCCGCCGCCGGCGCGCTGTTCGAGCTCGTGGCGATCAGGCCGCGCAAGGACGGCGACCCGCTCGCGCTCATCATCATCACGATCGGCGGGTCGATGCTGATCAGCTCGCTGGCGCGCCACGTCTGGGGCGCCAACGAGCTTGCTCTGCGCCGCGCGGGCGGCGTCGACCTGAACGCCTTCACGCCGGGGGACTCGATCCTGCTGCTCGGCGCGGCGATCGAGCGGCAGGCGCTGTGGATCTGGGGCCTCACGGTGCTGGCGGTCATCGCGCTCACGCTGCTGTAC